The DNA sequence GCTAAGAGGAGGAGAGACGAGTGACATCACCAAACCAGACTGTCTTCAACACTGCACAGAAACAAAGATGAGATATAACAAGTTGGTGCAAAGCACTGAGATCATGGATTTCATTCCCAAAGAACACATGAGAGTGTATTCATTAAAACTACTGTCAATTTAATGCAAAATGCATTGatattatttaaatttgaaGTCACAAGCATGAGATTAACAAGCACATTTTCGGTTGTATTATCTTTGCTCACCGGGGTCTGAAGTCTTGTTCATCATCACCAAACAGCAGCTCGGCCACAGCATCCTCAGGAGTCGATCTCTTCCCATATCTGAAGAATAAGACAGTATCAAATACAGTCCACAACATGAGTCTCTGAAGATATCAGAATTTACAACTGCAGTAAGCACTGGACAGGGCATTTACATATAAGAGTATACAAAGAAAATCTCTTTTTGGCACCACATGTGAACAAAAATAACACATGATCATCACCATTTAATTGTGGCCTTTTGGGGTTAAATTTCTTGCTGAAAATATCAGGGTGCATCTGCAGCACACGTCACGAGAGACAAATCAGCAGACATGTTAATCCCACTTAATAACAATCTATCTTAAAACGCAGCAGAATAATGAGGGGTTGCGTACAGGTTGAAGGAGATCTGGCAACGCAGCCCACCCCTCGCACATATGCTGGAGTtcagataaaaaatacattgtggTTAAGCCATAAACATAAATTGAGGTTTTGCAGATACATCCGTGAATTTTGTTTTTGGTTGTTAAtccaaaaaaaacaaattgGAAGCTCTTTCAGAATACAATACTCCTCTAAAGCATCTTTGCAAAGAGTAAGCAATGCAAAGTTGACAGTTGAGATGTAAAGTAAATGAGAAACAAACAGTGGGAGGCACCAAGAGCCCATCCAAAAATGTATTGGGGTACTTCTAGAGCATGGAAGTACCATAGTAAAAGTACCATATCATGAAAGTACCATACGATACTATTCTGTATCGTGGTATATATCAAAGTGCAAGGATATTGCCATCTAATTACTGTACAATGATGCCGCCACAGTACTTTTTGTAAGAGATACTGAAACAAATTTAGACAAATCTAATATGGGCTCAAATAATACACCGCAGACTGGAAAACTGACTGAAATGGTGCCATTAAAATGAACATCATATTCTCCAGACGGGAAAACGCATTGGGCCATTAGATGTTTTTCACTCTTTTATACCAGTATACTGTTTCAAGGATTAAAATATAATCTCTCATATTTGCGGTAGTGCCACAACATACTGTAACACAATGAGCTTCATTAGTGTCTACATTTCCATTTCTGAGTAAATCACTTGAGTAAAAATCCAccttacatacattttttttgcactgaATTAAAAGTGACAATTTAGGAACAgtttaatatttacaatttgcactatatatatatataaatgtgtaataaaatttaaataatgtatgaaatatataatatacaaatgAAAGAGGTAAATTAATGTACTTTAGTCAATTCTTTGTAGAATTatacaacataataataaaagaaaaagtTTATAATGTAAGTTTTCAAATGTAGTAAGTCCACCATAACATTAATATTGCTGTTAGTTTTGTCTCACCTCTGTCGTGTGATGAGGTTGATGTAGTGCCGTAGTGCTGTGTGATATTTGGCCAGCTCCTCTGGACCCATGTCTCCAGCCGGAGGTTCAGGTTTGGGTGGGTAAGCTTC is a window from the Misgurnus anguillicaudatus chromosome 4, ASM2758022v2, whole genome shotgun sequence genome containing:
- the pyyb gene encoding peptide YYb, giving the protein MASAMRSWTVLAALVMCVVVCLSSLAEAYPPKPEPPAGDMGPEELAKYHTALRHYINLITRQRYGKRSTPEDAVAELLFGDDEQDFRPRVEDSLVW